A window from Enterocloster bolteae encodes these proteins:
- the ahpC gene encoding alkyl hydroperoxide reductase subunit C: MGNLINRTIGEFKVQAFYQGKFMDVTREDTLGHWSVFFFYPADFTFVCPTELGDLADFYEEFKEAGCEIYSVSEDTHFVHKAWADASDTIKKIQYPMLGDPAGKLAREFGVLDEEAGQAFRGTFILNPEGKIKAYEIHDMGIGRNAQELLRKVQAARFVEEHGDQVCPAKWKPGEETLTPSLDLVGML; this comes from the coding sequence ATGGGGAATCTGATTAACAGGACCATCGGGGAATTTAAGGTACAGGCGTTTTATCAGGGGAAGTTCATGGATGTGACCAGGGAGGACACCCTGGGGCACTGGTCTGTATTTTTTTTCTACCCGGCTGATTTTACCTTTGTGTGTCCCACGGAGTTAGGGGACCTGGCTGATTTTTATGAGGAATTCAAGGAAGCCGGGTGTGAAATTTACTCGGTGTCGGAGGATACCCATTTTGTCCATAAGGCATGGGCGGATGCCTCGGATACCATCAAAAAAATACAGTATCCCATGCTGGGAGACCCGGCCGGGAAGCTGGCCAGGGAGTTCGGCGTGCTGGATGAGGAAGCCGGCCAGGCATTTCGGGGAACCTTTATCCTGAATCCGGAAGGTAAGATTAAGGCGTATGAGATTCATGACATGGGAATCGGCCGGAACGCCCAGGAGCTACTGCGCAAGGTTCAGGCTGCCCGGTTTGTGGAGGAACATGGAGATCAGGTATGTCCTGCAAAGTGGAAACCGGGAGAAGAGACGCTGACACCCAGCCTGGATTTGGTGGGAATGCTGTAG
- a CDS encoding thioredoxin family protein: MDVTIDLNTIPEESSLVDQGLKTQLAGIFGRMEKRVTIRAVVDLSGEKDREMASFLRAVVSVSPNLELELYGPDEADQVPELNTAWLPVTGLYKDGAYGRAAFHGVPGGREINSFVLAVYNLAGPGQEVAKGTRKKIQRLDKKTNIKICVSLACHHCPLVVTACQQIAFLNPNIEAEMIDAALYEDLVAQYDIKRVPMMILNDSRIVMGSKTIDEIVTLLK; this comes from the coding sequence GTGGATGTTACGATTGATTTAAATACGATTCCCGAAGAAAGCAGTCTGGTGGACCAGGGGCTTAAGACGCAGCTGGCCGGTATCTTCGGCAGAATGGAGAAAAGAGTGACAATCAGGGCAGTGGTGGATCTGTCCGGGGAAAAGGACCGGGAGATGGCCTCCTTTCTCAGGGCAGTCGTCTCTGTAAGTCCTAACCTTGAGCTGGAGTTATACGGACCGGATGAGGCGGACCAGGTGCCGGAACTGAATACGGCGTGGCTGCCCGTAACAGGACTGTATAAGGATGGGGCCTACGGACGGGCTGCGTTTCACGGGGTGCCGGGAGGCAGGGAAATCAACTCCTTTGTGCTGGCTGTCTATAACCTGGCAGGGCCGGGACAGGAGGTGGCGAAGGGTACCAGAAAGAAAATCCAACGGCTGGACAAGAAGACAAATATCAAGATCTGCGTGTCCCTTGCCTGCCATCACTGTCCTTTGGTAGTGACAGCCTGCCAGCAGATTGCGTTCCTGAATCCGAATATTGAGGCTGAAATGATTGACGCGGCCCTTTATGAGGACCTGGTAGCCCAATATGATATTAAGCGGGTGCCTATGATGATTCTAAATGACAGCAGGATTGTGATGGGAAGCAAGACCATAGACGAAATCGTCACCTTGTTAAAATAA